AGCTGGCACGCTCGTCCCTGCGAGCCTCCCGGGCCGACGACGACGTGAAGGCCGCGGCCCTGGCCGACATCGACGCCTGGATGGAGACACCCGATGAGTGATCCGAACCCGCCCGCGGGCGAGCCGTCCGACGAGGTCGGCTACTGGGAGAAGCTGGCCGCGTCAGGCCCTCAGGAACCGCCGTCGCAGATCCAGTTCAACCCGCAGTCCGGCACCGTGCTCGGCAGTGCTGAGCCGCAGGCGGCCCCCGGCTCCGTCCCCGCCCCGCCCCCGAACGCTGCGTGGGCTCCCCCGCCGCAGCAGCAGACCCCCTACGGCTACGGCGTCGGCGCGCCGGGACTCCCCGACCACCCCAAGGCCGATCTCGCCTTCGTCTTCGGCATGATCGCCGGGCCGGGCGCGATCGTGAGCTGTCTCCTCACGATCCTGGTCGCCCCGGTCGCGCTCGTCCTCGGCTACCAGGCGCGCAAGGCGATCGACGCCGAGCCGGGCCGGTGGGGCGGTCGCGGCAAGGCCACCACCGGGTTCGTCATCGGCATGATCGGCACCGCCGTCCTCGCGCTCGGCCTGGTCACCTTCACCGTGCTCGTCATCGTGGCCGCTTCCGACCCGGACGCGCTGAGCCTCGTCTAGGACCTACAGCTCGCAGCCGACGAGCACCGGCTCGTTGACCAGGGTGATGCCGAACCGCTCGTTCACCCCGTCCCGGATCTCGCGTGCCAGCGCGAGCAGGTCCTCGGTGGCGGCGCCGCCCCGGTTGGTCAGCGCGAGGGTGTGCTTCGTCGACAGGGTCGCTGCACCGCTGCCGTAGCCCTTGGCGAAGCCGGCGTGCTCGATGAGCCAGGCCGCACTGGTCTTGACCTGACCGTCGGGCTGCTCCCAGGACGGCGCGCCGTCGGGCACCGCGGACGGCGGGACGACAGGGTTGGTGAAGAACGACCCGGCGCTCCAGGTGTCGTGGTCCGTCGGGTCCAGCACCATGCCCTTCCCGCGCCGGAGCTCGAGCACGGCAGCGCGGACGTCGACGACCGGCGCACGGTCGCCTACCTGGCGGTCGAGGCGCTCGGCCAGCTCGGCGTACTGGAGCGGGGTGCCGAGGTCGCCCAGGCGCAGCTGGAAGACGACTTCGAGGACGACCCAGCGCCCCGGTTCCTGCTTGAGCCGGCTGGTCCGGTAGCCGAGCCGCAGGTCGCGGTGGAACAAGGTCTTGACCGCGCCCGTGGACCGGTCCCAGCAGCGCACCGAGGCGATCGACTGACCGATCTCCTGGCCGTAGGCGCCGACGTTCTGGATCGGCGTGGCTCCGACCAGTCCGGGGATGCCGGCGAGCGCCTCGATCCCGATCCAGCCCTCGATCGCCGCACGTTCGGCGAGTGCGTCCCACGGTTCCCCGGCCGCGACCCGGACGACAGCGCCGCCGCAGGCATCGGCGTCGGCGTGCACCCCGCGGGTCCGTACGACGACGACCCGACCGGCGAAGCCGCTGTCAGCGACCACGAGGTTGCTACCGCCCCC
The DNA window shown above is from Marmoricola sp. OAE513 and carries:
- a CDS encoding DUF4190 domain-containing protein encodes the protein MSDPNPPAGEPSDEVGYWEKLAASGPQEPPSQIQFNPQSGTVLGSAEPQAAPGSVPAPPPNAAWAPPPQQQTPYGYGVGAPGLPDHPKADLAFVFGMIAGPGAIVSCLLTILVAPVALVLGYQARKAIDAEPGRWGGRGKATTGFVIGMIGTAVLALGLVTFTVLVIVAASDPDALSLV
- a CDS encoding UDP-N-acetylmuramate dehydrogenase gives rise to the protein MAEPQTLAELTTLRVGGPAAEYVEAATEAELIEAVRSADAVGLPVLLVGGGSNLVVADSGFAGRVVVVRTRGVHADADACGGAVVRVAAGEPWDALAERAAIEGWIGIEALAGIPGLVGATPIQNVGAYGQEIGQSIASVRCWDRSTGAVKTLFHRDLRLGYRTSRLKQEPGRWVVLEVVFQLRLGDLGTPLQYAELAERLDRQVGDRAPVVDVRAAVLELRRGKGMVLDPTDHDTWSAGSFFTNPVVPPSAVPDGAPSWEQPDGQVKTSAAWLIEHAGFAKGYGSGAATLSTKHTLALTNRGGAATEDLLALAREIRDGVNERFGITLVNEPVLVGCEL